The Pseudomonadota bacterium genome has a window encoding:
- the msrA gene encoding peptide-methionine (S)-S-oxide reductase MsrA has product MNPPVKRTAAAVVLALYAGFSGAGSAATAKATFAGGCFWCTESDFEKVPGVISAVSGYIGGSKPDPSYEEVSAGATGHAEAVEIVFDPARVSYQRLLYVYWRSVDPTVKDRQFCDGGPQYRTAIFTHDETQKKLADESKAELERVGKLKSPIQTQIVAAEIFYPAEDYHQDYYKKNPLRYRYYRHTCGRETRLQEIWGNEAGAH; this is encoded by the coding sequence ATGAACCCGCCAGTCAAGCGTACCGCCGCTGCCGTCGTGCTGGCGCTGTACGCCGGCTTCTCCGGCGCCGGTTCGGCGGCCACCGCCAAGGCTACGTTTGCCGGCGGTTGCTTCTGGTGCACCGAATCTGACTTCGAGAAAGTGCCCGGCGTGATCTCGGCCGTCTCCGGCTACATCGGCGGCAGCAAACCCGATCCCAGTTACGAGGAAGTCTCTGCCGGCGCCACCGGTCATGCTGAAGCCGTGGAGATCGTGTTCGATCCGGCCAGAGTCAGCTACCAGAGGCTGCTTTACGTGTACTGGCGCAGTGTCGATCCCACGGTCAAGGACCGCCAGTTCTGCGACGGCGGTCCGCAATACCGCACCGCAATTTTTACGCATGACGAAACACAGAAGAAACTGGCCGATGAGAGCAAGGCAGAGCTGGAAAGGGTCGGCAAACTAAAGAGCCCGATCCAGACCCAGATCGTCGCCGCCGAAATCTTTTACCCGGCCGAGGACTATCACCAGGACTACTACAAGAAGAATCCCCTGCGCTATCGCTACTACCGCCACACTTGCGGGCGAGAGACGCGGCTGCAAGAGATTTGGGGCAACGAGGCCGGCGCGCATTGA
- the msrB gene encoding peptide-methionine (R)-S-oxide reductase MsrB yields the protein MNRRNFLRTLAGIGATLGLGIASVHAAAAESKAKVSKLMKSKDEWKKLLSREQYQVLFEEDTERPGSSPLNGEKRPGLFLCAACYLPLFDARHKFESGTGWPSFFDMLPGRVATRIDYKLIWPRTEYHCTRCEGHQGHVFDDGPAPTGLRYCNNGVALRFVPAGEPLPELRT from the coding sequence ATGAACAGACGAAATTTTCTGCGCACCCTCGCCGGTATCGGCGCCACGTTGGGATTGGGCATCGCTTCCGTGCATGCCGCTGCCGCCGAGTCCAAAGCTAAAGTCAGCAAGCTGATGAAATCCAAAGACGAGTGGAAGAAACTCCTCAGCCGCGAGCAGTACCAGGTGCTGTTCGAGGAAGACACAGAGCGTCCCGGCAGCAGCCCGCTCAACGGCGAGAAGCGTCCGGGCCTGTTCCTCTGCGCCGCCTGTTACCTGCCGCTGTTCGACGCCAGGCACAAGTTCGAGAGCGGCACCGGCTGGCCCAGCTTCTTCGACATGTTGCCGGGCCGTGTCGCCACGCGGATTGATTACAAGCTGATCTGGCCGCGCACCGAGTACCACTGCACTCGCTGCGAGGGCCACCAGGGTCATGTGTTCGACGACGGCCCCGCGCCTACCGGTCTGCGCTACTGCAACAACGGCGTCGCGCTGCGCTTCGTGCCGGCAGGCGAGCCGCTGCCTGAGCTGAGGACCTGA
- a CDS encoding heavy metal translocating P-type ATPase, whose translation MEQRGHDHHGGHGDHHALSRSESSLKDPVCGMSVTAESPHRHEHAGRTYFFCSEKCRAKFAASPLKYLAPEPAAAPAPASAATVYTCPMHPEVRQDHPGACPKCGMALEPELPSVENEENPELADFRRRFWWTLPLTVIVTVLAMFGHQLEWFDMASQSWIELVLSAPVVLWAGWPFFVRAVQSIGTRSPNMWTLIGLGTASAFAYSVVATVAPGVFPDSFVSMGRVAVYFEAAVVIISLTLLGQLLELKARSRTSAAIKSLLGLSPKTARRINADGNEEDVALTHVHVGDALRVRPGEKVPVDGVVIEGQSAVDESMLTGEPLPVTKGPGDKLIGATLNTSGALVMRSERVGAQTMLAQIVQMVAQAQRSRAPMQRMADRVAGWFVLVVVAIALATFLVWGFLGPEPSWVYGLVNAVAVLIIACPCALGLATPMSIMVATGKAATEGVLFRDAAAIERLRTVDTLIVDKTGTLTEGKPAFDRAVPIDGVQADEILRLAASLDQGSEHPLADAIVRAARERGLALDRPETFESGSGIGVRGRVAGRELALGNTTLMNQLGVAVDSLTSQAEALRAEGASVMHLGVDGRLMGLLAVSDPIKSSTSEALAMLKGAGLRVVMATGDGLTTARAVAGRLGIDEVHGEVKPADKLVLVERLQKEGRVVAMAGDGINDAPALAKADVGIAMGTGTDVAMSSAEVTLVKGDLRGIAHARALSEATVANMKQNLGFAFVYNALGVPLAAGLLYPLTGWLLSPMIAALAMSLSSACVITNALRLRGVRTR comes from the coding sequence ATGGAGCAACGCGGACACGATCATCACGGTGGGCACGGCGACCATCATGCGCTCTCACGATCCGAGTCCTCGTTGAAGGATCCCGTGTGCGGCATGAGCGTCACGGCCGAGTCGCCGCATCGGCACGAGCATGCGGGCCGGACCTATTTCTTCTGCAGCGAGAAGTGCAGGGCGAAATTCGCCGCCAGCCCGCTCAAGTACCTGGCCCCCGAGCCTGCCGCGGCACCCGCGCCCGCCTCGGCAGCCACCGTCTACACGTGCCCGATGCATCCGGAAGTCCGGCAGGACCACCCGGGAGCGTGCCCGAAGTGCGGGATGGCGCTCGAGCCCGAGCTGCCGAGCGTCGAGAACGAAGAGAATCCCGAGCTCGCCGACTTCCGGCGGCGCTTCTGGTGGACCCTGCCGCTCACGGTCATCGTCACCGTGCTGGCGATGTTCGGCCATCAGCTCGAGTGGTTCGACATGGCGTCGCAGAGCTGGATCGAGCTCGTCCTGTCGGCGCCGGTCGTCCTCTGGGCAGGTTGGCCTTTCTTCGTGCGCGCCGTGCAGTCGATCGGAACCCGCAGTCCAAACATGTGGACGCTGATCGGGCTCGGGACTGCGTCGGCGTTCGCATACAGTGTCGTCGCGACGGTCGCGCCCGGCGTGTTCCCGGATTCGTTCGTGTCGATGGGACGGGTGGCGGTGTACTTTGAGGCCGCGGTCGTCATCATCTCGCTCACGTTGCTGGGCCAGCTCCTCGAGCTCAAGGCGCGCTCGCGGACCTCTGCCGCCATCAAGTCGCTGCTCGGACTTTCGCCGAAGACCGCGCGCCGGATCAACGCCGACGGCAACGAGGAGGACGTGGCCCTCACTCACGTGCACGTTGGCGATGCCCTACGAGTCCGACCTGGCGAGAAGGTGCCCGTGGACGGCGTGGTGATCGAGGGCCAGAGCGCAGTAGACGAATCCATGCTGACCGGCGAACCGCTGCCGGTCACCAAGGGCCCGGGCGACAAACTGATCGGCGCCACGCTCAACACCAGCGGGGCGCTCGTCATGCGCTCCGAAAGGGTCGGCGCGCAGACGATGCTCGCGCAGATCGTGCAGATGGTCGCGCAGGCGCAGCGATCCAGGGCGCCGATGCAGCGCATGGCGGACAGAGTCGCCGGCTGGTTCGTCCTGGTGGTGGTCGCCATCGCCCTTGCGACCTTCCTCGTCTGGGGCTTCCTGGGTCCCGAGCCAAGCTGGGTCTACGGCCTGGTCAACGCGGTGGCGGTCCTCATCATCGCGTGTCCCTGCGCGCTGGGGCTGGCCACGCCCATGTCGATCATGGTGGCCACCGGCAAGGCGGCGACCGAGGGCGTACTGTTCCGCGACGCCGCCGCCATCGAGCGCCTTCGCACGGTCGATACCTTGATCGTGGACAAGACCGGTACGCTCACCGAAGGCAAGCCCGCCTTCGACCGCGCCGTGCCCATCGATGGGGTGCAAGCAGACGAGATCCTGCGGCTGGCGGCGAGCCTGGACCAGGGCAGCGAGCATCCGCTGGCGGACGCCATCGTGCGCGCCGCCCGCGAGCGCGGTCTCGCGCTCGACAGGCCCGAGACGTTCGAGTCGGGCTCGGGCATCGGAGTGCGCGGACGGGTGGCGGGCCGCGAGCTCGCGCTCGGCAACACGACGCTCATGAACCAGCTCGGCGTCGCAGTGGACAGCCTGACCTCCCAGGCAGAAGCTCTGCGTGCCGAGGGCGCCAGCGTGATGCACCTGGGGGTCGATGGCCGCTTGATGGGCCTTCTGGCCGTGTCGGACCCGATCAAGTCCAGCACTTCCGAAGCTCTGGCCATGCTGAAGGGCGCCGGCCTCCGCGTGGTGATGGCCACGGGTGACGGGCTGACCACCGCCCGCGCGGTCGCCGGCCGCCTGGGCATCGACGAGGTGCATGGCGAGGTGAAGCCGGCGGACAAGCTCGTGCTCGTCGAGCGCCTGCAGAAGGAAGGCAGAGTCGTCGCCATGGCTGGCGACGGGATTAACGACGCGCCGGCCCTGGCCAAGGCCGACGTGGGCATCGCCATGGGCACGGGCACGGACGTGGCCATGAGCAGCGCAGAGGTCACGCTCGTGAAGGGCGACCTGCGCGGCATCGCGCACGCGCGCGCGCTATCCGAAGCCACCGTCGCCAACATGAAGCAAAACCTCGGCTTCGCCTTCGTCTACAACGCGCTCGGCGTGCCGCTGGCCGCCGGGCTCCTCTATCCGCTCACCGGATGGCTGCTCTCTCCCATGATCGCCGCGTTGGCCATGAGCCTGAGCTCGGCGTGCGTCATCACCAACGCTCTGCGTCTGCGCGGGGTACGGACACGCTGA
- a CDS encoding PQQ-dependent sugar dehydrogenase translates to MRTPRVEFISMIVLAAAVAACSERSGVAADNAGSQTSSDSVPGRAAACMPLETREPNAPDQRPAFPGQTRACAIQSNVAFDVSVLAEGLENPWAVEPLPGGDLLVTEKPGRLRIVSATGELGQPIAGVPAVDARGQGGLLDVALSTAFDSDRTIYWSYTELRQGGNGTTIARGLLSADQRRLEQVRVIFRAMPTYDGDKHFGSRLAFGPDAMLYVTLGERSDAPMRPQAQQLDSHMGKILRIRPDGSAPTDNPFVGKPKALPEIWTIGHRNVQAAAFDPQGRFWVVEHGARGGDELNLIVKGKDYGWPLVAYGEEYFGLPIRGAVTDRPGFEQPVYYWDPVIAPSGAQLYTGDAFPAWRGSLFVGSLKDKRLVRLTLENDRVTGEEHLLADRGQRVRDVRQGPDGALYVLTDEANGELWKIAPRR, encoded by the coding sequence ATGCGTACTCCCCGCGTAGAATTCATCTCGATGATCGTTCTGGCTGCCGCGGTCGCGGCCTGCAGCGAGCGCTCCGGCGTGGCCGCGGACAATGCCGGGTCTCAGACGTCTAGCGACAGCGTTCCCGGCCGCGCGGCCGCCTGCATGCCGCTCGAAACACGCGAGCCGAACGCGCCGGACCAGCGCCCGGCGTTCCCCGGCCAGACACGAGCGTGCGCGATCCAATCGAACGTTGCCTTCGATGTCAGCGTGCTCGCGGAGGGACTCGAGAACCCGTGGGCCGTGGAGCCGCTCCCCGGCGGCGACCTGCTGGTCACGGAGAAGCCCGGCCGCCTGCGCATAGTCTCGGCAACGGGTGAACTGGGGCAGCCGATTGCTGGCGTGCCCGCCGTCGATGCACGCGGCCAGGGCGGCCTGCTCGACGTCGCGCTGAGCACGGCATTCGATTCCGATCGGACGATCTATTGGAGCTACACCGAGCTTCGACAGGGAGGCAACGGCACCACCATCGCGCGCGGGTTGCTGTCGGCCGACCAGCGGCGCCTCGAGCAGGTGCGCGTGATCTTTCGCGCGATGCCGACCTACGACGGCGACAAACATTTCGGCTCGCGGCTAGCCTTCGGTCCGGACGCGATGCTGTACGTGACGCTCGGCGAGCGCTCGGACGCACCGATGCGGCCGCAGGCGCAGCAGCTCGACAGCCACATGGGCAAGATCCTGCGCATCAGGCCGGACGGCTCGGCGCCGACCGACAACCCCTTCGTCGGAAAGCCTAAAGCGCTGCCTGAGATATGGACGATTGGCCACCGAAACGTGCAGGCCGCCGCGTTCGATCCACAGGGACGCTTCTGGGTGGTGGAGCATGGTGCGAGGGGCGGGGACGAGCTGAACCTGATCGTCAAAGGCAAGGACTACGGCTGGCCGCTCGTGGCGTACGGCGAGGAGTACTTTGGATTGCCGATCCGCGGGGCGGTGACCGATCGCCCCGGCTTCGAGCAGCCCGTCTACTACTGGGATCCGGTGATCGCACCGTCCGGCGCACAGCTCTACACGGGCGACGCCTTCCCGGCGTGGCGCGGCAGTCTCTTCGTCGGCAGCCTCAAAGACAAGAGGCTCGTGCGGCTGACCCTCGAGAACGATCGCGTGACCGGCGAGGAGCACCTCCTCGCCGACCGCGGTCAGCGCGTGCGCGACGTGCGGCAAGGCCCGGACGGCGCGCTGTACGTGCTCACGGACGAGGCGAACGGCGAGCTCTGGAAAATCGCACCGCGTCGCTGA
- a CDS encoding DUF1269 domain-containing protein, with protein MSDLVVIGFNDEHTAFEMRGALAKMQKEYLIEMEDIVVVTRDDDSKVTLHQAANLTAAGAVGGTFWGMLIGMFFLSPLLGAAVGAGSGALAGFLSDIGVSDNFMKDLGSTLRPGTSALFVLFRKITADKVLEGLKQFKGRVLQTSLTKDQEEELRKALSSAGLPAPQARGP; from the coding sequence ATGAGTGATTTAGTCGTCATTGGATTTAACGATGAGCATACGGCATTTGAGATGCGTGGCGCGTTGGCGAAAATGCAGAAGGAATATCTCATCGAAATGGAAGACATCGTTGTTGTAACGCGAGACGACGACAGCAAGGTAACATTGCACCAAGCGGCTAATCTCACCGCTGCCGGTGCGGTGGGAGGCACCTTCTGGGGAATGTTGATCGGGATGTTTTTCCTAAGCCCGCTGCTGGGCGCAGCGGTTGGGGCTGGAAGCGGCGCTCTCGCTGGGTTTCTCTCCGACATAGGCGTTTCCGATAATTTCATGAAAGATCTCGGATCAACACTGAGACCCGGAACATCCGCGCTATTTGTGCTGTTTCGCAAGATTACGGCCGACAAGGTGCTCGAAGGGCTGAAACAGTTCAAAGGAAGAGTGCTCCAGACATCCCTGACGAAAGACCAAGAGGAGGAGCTGCGCAAGGCTCTATCGTCGGCAGGGTTGCCTGCACCGCAGGCCCGTGGACCATAG